In a single window of the Melioribacteraceae bacterium genome:
- the pgeF gene encoding peptidoglycan editing factor PgeF, producing the protein MKIIKSSILAKFTEVIFGFSTKIGLNRNSPYYFNMSFNVGDDNFIVAENREAFFKELNVNKEEVCFQKQIHSDIITYVDRRGNCGDSDALITDKPNLALTISSADCTPVFIYDSLNKIVAAIHSGWRGTQQKITLKTLNKLFGEFNSKPENLFVFIGPSISKKNYEVGLEVARLFDNKYVKESNGKYYLDVSKNNYDMLVESNIPVTQIEYSNLCTFEESELLHSYRRDGAISGRALGLIYWRDDAY; encoded by the coding sequence ATGAAGATAATTAAGAGTTCCATTCTCGCAAAATTTACAGAAGTTATTTTTGGATTTTCAACCAAAATTGGATTGAATAGAAATTCTCCCTATTATTTTAACATGTCATTTAACGTTGGGGATGACAATTTTATTGTTGCAGAAAATAGAGAAGCTTTCTTTAAGGAACTAAATGTAAATAAAGAAGAGGTTTGTTTTCAGAAACAGATTCACTCTGACATTATAACCTATGTTGATCGAAGGGGAAACTGTGGTGATTCAGACGCTCTAATCACTGATAAACCAAACTTAGCTTTAACAATTTCAAGTGCCGACTGCACTCCAGTTTTCATTTACGATTCATTGAATAAAATTGTAGCCGCAATTCATTCCGGATGGCGGGGCACTCAACAAAAAATAACTTTAAAAACTCTGAATAAATTATTTGGTGAATTTAATTCTAAACCAGAGAATTTATTTGTGTTTATTGGTCCATCAATTTCGAAGAAGAATTATGAGGTTGGCCTTGAGGTTGCTCGATTATTTGATAATAAATATGTAAAAGAATCAAACGGTAAGTATTATCTCGATGTATCTAAAAATAATTATGATATGCTCGTGGAATCGAATATACCTGTGACCCAAATTGAGTATTCAAACTTGTGTACATTTGAGGAATCAGAACTCCTTCATTCTTACCGGCGGGATGGTGCGATTTCAGGACGTGCTTTGGGACTTATTTACTGGAGAGACGATGCTTATTAG
- a CDS encoding EamA family transporter, whose amino-acid sequence MLISDNVKISSGYIICCFIWGSTWLAIRLGLDSFQPFISAGLRFSLAAIFVFILVQYKKIEIKLTKESIKFYTIMGFFSLAVPFALVYWGEQHISSGLTSIVFAVFPFFVIIFSKIFIKGQTIYLSQIMGILIGFLGIILIFSDSLKFELSNSVLGIAAVLLSSAIQGAISVYVKIKGERYHPLGMNLFPLIIAGLTMLIAAFIFESPASWKFNLAGIGSVVYLALFGTVIAFSVYYWLIKRINVILLSLITLITPIIAVMLGVIILGEELSSQAIAGSVLVLIGVVSNNLYSIKKYIFEKRS is encoded by the coding sequence ATGCTTATTAGTGATAATGTAAAAATTAGCAGCGGCTATATAATTTGTTGTTTTATTTGGGGTTCAACTTGGCTCGCAATCCGTCTTGGCCTGGATTCATTTCAACCATTTATTTCGGCAGGACTTAGATTTTCACTAGCTGCAATATTTGTTTTCATATTAGTTCAATACAAAAAAATTGAAATAAAACTCACAAAGGAGTCAATCAAGTTCTATACAATAATGGGTTTCTTTTCTTTAGCAGTTCCATTTGCTCTGGTTTATTGGGGGGAACAGCATATTTCCTCAGGGCTAACATCAATTGTATTTGCTGTATTCCCTTTTTTTGTAATTATTTTCAGCAAAATATTTATTAAAGGGCAAACGATTTATTTATCACAAATAATGGGAATCTTGATCGGATTTTTAGGCATCATATTAATATTTTCGGATAGTCTAAAATTTGAATTGTCAAATTCTGTTTTAGGCATAGCAGCAGTATTACTCAGTTCAGCAATACAGGGTGCAATTTCGGTATATGTAAAAATTAAAGGAGAGCGGTATCATCCTTTGGGGATGAATTTATTTCCATTAATAATTGCTGGCTTAACCATGTTAATAGCGGCTTTTATTTTCGAATCCCCGGCATCATGGAAATTTAATTTGGCTGGAATTGGATCGGTTGTTTATTTGGCTTTATTCGGAACCGTTATTGCGTTTTCAGTTTATTATTGGCTTATAAAAAGAATTAATGTAATACTACTTTCACTTATCACATTAATAACTCCTATTATTGCCGTAATGCTTGGCGTTATTATACTCGGTGAAGAATTATCAAGCCAAGCTATTGCCGGCAGTGTGTTAGTGTTAATAGGGGTGGTTTCTAATAATTTATATTCAATAAAAAAGTATATTTTTGAAAAAAGAAGTTGA
- a CDS encoding lipocalin family protein produces the protein MKKYNFIYILLISLLIVTACGKDDNPTESNGDNLVGTWVLTKITIVSGGNLEISPATIGTSATIIIRSDRTFTATTTDSEGTSTETGTWSVANGKITMKTNDGSSEEIPYTVNGNKLTIETVMEIAAFGEVQAKLEFTKQ, from the coding sequence ATGAAAAAGTATAATTTTATTTATATACTCCTAATTAGTTTGTTGATAGTTACTGCATGCGGTAAAGATGACAATCCCACCGAATCCAACGGAGATAATTTGGTTGGCACATGGGTGTTAACAAAAATTACAATAGTTTCGGGGGGAAATCTAGAAATTTCACCAGCTACAATTGGGACTAGTGCTACAATAATCATTAGAAGTGACAGAACTTTTACGGCCACAACTACAGATTCAGAAGGAACATCTACAGAAACCGGAACATGGAGTGTTGCTAACGGAAAAATAACTATGAAAACTAATGATGGCTCCAGCGAAGAAATTCCATATACAGTTAATGGAAATAAATTAACAATTGAAACGGTAATGGAAATTGCGGCATTTGGCGAAGTTCAAGCAAAATTGGAATTCACAAAACAGTAA
- the folB gene encoding dihydroneopterin aldolase: MLNIIKIKNASFYAYHGALKEEQNIGGKFEADVDIFTNFSEAAKSDNLSLTIDYTDVYKFINKIVHERKLYLIETLATIIADELLKKYPSIQKIAVRVRKHSVPVGGVLDYVEAEVIKENGE, translated from the coding sequence ATGCTCAACATAATTAAAATAAAGAATGCCTCTTTTTACGCTTATCACGGCGCTTTAAAGGAGGAGCAAAATATTGGTGGAAAATTTGAAGCCGACGTAGATATATTCACTAATTTCTCAGAGGCTGCTAAAAGTGACAACTTAAGTTTAACAATCGATTACACCGATGTTTATAAATTTATCAATAAAATTGTGCATGAAAGGAAATTGTATTTAATAGAGACTCTGGCTACAATTATAGCTGATGAACTCTTGAAAAAATATCCATCCATTCAAAAAATTGCAGTACGTGTACGAAAACATAGTGTGCCCGTTGGTGGTGTTCTAGATTATGTTGAAGCTGAAGTGATCAAAGAAAATGGTGAATAA
- the folK gene encoding 2-amino-4-hydroxy-6-hydroxymethyldihydropteridine diphosphokinase, with protein sequence MVNKVYLALGANIGNPMQKLMDACEIIEADENCSIIKTSSVYESKPYGFMEQSNFYNAVIFVKTSYNLEQIFTFIKSAEKILGRTDQKIHWGPREIDIDILYYNNLIYTSDILTVPHKEILKRDFVLIPLIEICGDFYHPVSTEPLNKIDISSLEQNVIRKLDNKLI encoded by the coding sequence ATGGTGAATAAAGTATATTTGGCGCTTGGGGCGAATATTGGTAACCCAATGCAAAAATTAATGGATGCTTGTGAAATTATTGAGGCGGATGAAAATTGTTCTATAATTAAAACTTCATCTGTATATGAATCAAAACCATACGGGTTTATGGAACAAAGTAACTTTTATAACGCGGTTATTTTTGTTAAAACGAGTTACAATTTAGAACAGATTTTTACTTTTATTAAGAGCGCTGAAAAAATTCTCGGCCGCACTGATCAAAAAATTCATTGGGGCCCGCGTGAAATAGATATTGATATTCTTTATTATAATAACTTAATTTATACCAGCGATATTCTAACTGTTCCACATAAAGAAATATTGAAAAGAGATTTTGTACTGATTCCACTAATTGAAATTTGCGGCGATTTCTATCACCCAGTTTCAACTGAACCTCTGAATAAAATTGATATTTCTTCATTAGAACAAAATGTAATCAGAAAACTTGATAATAAATTAATATAA
- a CDS encoding deoxynucleoside kinase: MNDIRYIAIEGVIGAGKTSLAQKLSERLSAILILEEFEENPFLEKFYDDRKRFAFQTQMFFLINRYKQQQQMNQQELFAKHIVTDYIFDKDRIFAYMNLNGEELKLYESLFPLLEREIPKPDLVIFLQSSIDRLVSNVKLRGRNFEKNLTRSYLTELSEAYNNFFFKYNNTPLLIVNTSEIDFVNDDDDFDELFKQIFREDRAFIEYFNPEVKGK, translated from the coding sequence GTGAATGATATAAGATATATTGCAATTGAGGGAGTAATTGGAGCAGGTAAAACTTCTTTAGCTCAAAAACTTTCTGAAAGGTTAAGCGCAATTTTAATTCTTGAAGAGTTTGAAGAGAATCCATTCTTAGAAAAATTTTATGATGATAGAAAGCGATTTGCTTTTCAGACACAGATGTTCTTCTTGATCAATAGATATAAACAGCAGCAGCAGATGAATCAGCAGGAATTATTTGCCAAACATATTGTAACCGACTATATTTTTGACAAGGATAGAATATTTGCGTACATGAATCTCAATGGTGAGGAATTAAAACTTTATGAAAGTTTATTCCCACTGCTCGAAAGAGAGATACCAAAACCCGATTTGGTGATATTCCTTCAGTCGAGTATTGATCGTCTTGTTTCAAATGTAAAATTAAGGGGAAGAAATTTTGAGAAAAATCTTACCCGCTCTTACTTAACAGAATTATCAGAAGCATATAATAATTTTTTCTTCAAGTATAACAATACCCCATTGTTAATTGTAAATACTTCGGAAATAGATTTTGTGAATGACGACGATGATTTTGATGAACTTTTTAAACAAATATTTAGAGAAGACAGGGCATTTATAGAGTATTTTAACCCTGAAGTTAAAGGAAAATAA
- a CDS encoding glycosyltransferase family 9 protein, with protein MSNSKPHKKIITKLIQILLAAKDTPFGQPNKFKRVLIIRQHNQFGDMLASVSLFRAVKETYPNVSLTIIASPENYFAIEKNNLIDELVVFDKKNLKNPLYIAKFWKTLRRGYDFAIVPATVAISNTSCILAALSRSTIKFGPLSLGGIGNPLAPVFNFKIKLDWKNYPDAHVSEFILDIVRPFGISTKNYLSSINFDRYDKEMAEKFISTLRKGNLIIGLHVGAGKPQNRWDLENFTELIKFLQQKYSASFYFTGSSADREQILFMKNKFGETTGYFINKTIAQLAAVISLTDIFITNDTGVMHVAGATDVAQISLFGPTNPFNWAPIGKNKFFLRKSDFVNDITTEDVVNLIDVIRDSQSERKY; from the coding sequence ATGTCTAATTCGAAACCTCACAAAAAAATAATAACAAAGCTTATTCAAATACTACTAGCAGCCAAAGACACTCCTTTTGGACAACCAAATAAATTTAAAAGAGTACTAATAATTAGGCAGCATAATCAATTTGGAGATATGCTTGCCAGTGTGTCACTCTTTAGAGCGGTTAAAGAGACATATCCAAATGTATCGCTTACCATTATTGCAAGTCCCGAAAACTATTTCGCCATTGAGAAAAATAATTTAATAGATGAACTTGTTGTTTTTGACAAGAAAAATCTTAAAAATCCATTATATATTGCAAAATTTTGGAAAACCCTGAGAAGGGGATATGATTTTGCAATTGTCCCCGCAACAGTTGCAATCTCAAATACTAGTTGTATTCTTGCGGCTTTAAGTAGATCAACTATTAAGTTTGGACCCTTATCATTAGGAGGAATTGGTAATCCGCTGGCTCCAGTATTCAATTTTAAAATTAAGTTGGATTGGAAAAATTATCCCGACGCTCATGTTTCTGAATTTATATTAGATATTGTTCGCCCATTTGGAATTAGTACAAAAAATTATCTATCATCAATTAACTTCGACAGATATGATAAAGAAATGGCGGAAAAATTTATTAGTACTTTAAGAAAAGGTAATTTAATAATTGGATTACATGTTGGAGCAGGGAAGCCTCAAAACAGATGGGATTTAGAAAACTTTACTGAGTTAATAAAATTTCTGCAGCAGAAATACAGCGCTTCATTTTATTTTACAGGAAGCAGTGCCGATAGGGAACAAATACTATTCATGAAAAATAAGTTTGGAGAAACCACAGGATATTTTATTAACAAAACGATAGCTCAATTGGCGGCAGTTATTTCTCTGACTGACATATTTATTACAAATGATACCGGAGTAATGCATGTTGCCGGGGCAACTGATGTTGCCCAGATTTCATTATTTGGCCCTACAAATCCATTTAATTGGGCACCTATTGGTAAGAATAAATTTTTTTTAAGAAAATCCGATTTTGTGAATGATATTACAACTGAGGATGTAGTTAATTTAATTGATGTAATTCGAGATTCGCAGAGTGAAAGGAAATATTAA
- a CDS encoding PAS domain S-box protein, translating into MNNAKVLLVEDEQIISMEIAHRLKRSGYDVVGTATSGWEAYEKAVSLRPDLIIMDINLSGDLDGIKTTEAIRSKVDIPVIYLTAFGDHTTVSRAKHTEPYGYLVKPFETRELESTIVVALNRRKMEAKLKESERWLNATLRSIGDAILATNSDGIIKYSNKQAEQILGLDSDTLKGKRIDHVFHLVDPQTYNPIENPVITILNNPYPQKNYNEAFLLKRNAELMMIEEHTTLIRDEAGTLTGVVLIFRDITERKQSELGLIASETKYRNLFESMSQGVLYNDINGDILSFNSAVCKIFDIKEEELSQINIFDSRFKFFFEDGTEVPREKLPPYVALKTGKEVKDILLRIRFSKTGNEKWLTLSSTPEYSAGNSKPFRIFTIISDITHIKNYEAELKELNKSKDDFFSIIAHDLKSPFQGLLGFTGLLKDEFPNLSEEEKNDFIDRIHSTTRNIFQFIEQLLEWSRLQTGRVEYRKEKIDIEKVVNTISQLHKPNADNKHISIENRIAAETFGYGDIRMFEAVIDNLLSNAIKFTPDKGIIKISADILDQFLQVTVEDSGVGIAQNKISKLFKIDSHISTKGTSGETGTGLGLILCAEIVNKLQGKIWVESIEGNGTKFIFTIPKYQ; encoded by the coding sequence ATGAATAACGCAAAAGTTCTTTTAGTAGAGGATGAGCAGATAATTTCAATGGAAATTGCTCATCGATTAAAAAGAAGCGGTTACGATGTAGTTGGAACGGCCACCTCTGGATGGGAAGCCTACGAAAAAGCGGTTTCGCTTAGACCTGATTTAATAATTATGGATATAAATCTGAGTGGCGATTTAGATGGTATTAAAACCACTGAAGCAATCAGATCTAAAGTTGATATCCCGGTTATTTATTTAACCGCGTTTGGCGATCATACCACCGTATCACGAGCTAAACATACCGAACCTTACGGCTATCTGGTGAAACCATTTGAAACACGAGAGCTAGAAAGCACAATTGTAGTTGCGCTCAACCGTAGAAAAATGGAGGCCAAACTTAAGGAGAGTGAACGATGGCTTAACGCAACTCTTCGCAGCATCGGGGATGCAATTCTCGCTACAAATTCTGATGGAATAATTAAATATTCTAATAAACAGGCTGAACAAATTTTGGGTCTCGACTCAGATACTCTGAAGGGCAAGCGAATTGATCATGTTTTTCATTTGGTCGATCCCCAAACTTATAATCCAATAGAAAACCCCGTTATAACAATTCTAAATAATCCATATCCTCAGAAAAATTATAATGAAGCCTTTCTGCTAAAACGCAATGCCGAATTAATGATGATTGAGGAGCACACAACTCTTATCCGTGACGAAGCTGGCACCCTCACCGGAGTTGTTCTTATTTTTAGAGATATCACAGAGAGAAAGCAATCTGAATTAGGTTTAATTGCCAGTGAAACAAAATACCGTAACCTTTTTGAATCGATGAGCCAGGGTGTTCTCTATAACGATATTAATGGAGATATACTTTCATTTAATTCAGCAGTTTGTAAAATTTTTGATATAAAAGAGGAGGAACTTTCTCAGATAAATATCTTTGATTCGAGATTTAAATTCTTTTTTGAGGATGGGACAGAAGTACCACGCGAGAAACTACCCCCATACGTAGCCCTCAAAACCGGCAAAGAAGTTAAAGATATACTTCTAAGGATACGTTTTTCCAAAACTGGAAATGAAAAATGGCTGACATTATCTTCTACCCCCGAGTATTCCGCGGGCAACAGTAAACCATTTAGAATATTTACAATAATTAGTGATATAACACATATCAAAAATTATGAAGCAGAATTGAAAGAATTAAATAAATCGAAAGATGATTTCTTTTCAATAATAGCTCACGATCTTAAAAGTCCATTTCAAGGTTTACTTGGATTCACCGGATTACTAAAAGATGAATTCCCCAATTTATCTGAAGAAGAAAAAAATGACTTCATAGATAGAATTCATTCCACAACGAGAAATATTTTCCAATTTATAGAACAATTGTTGGAATGGTCCAGGCTTCAAACCGGTCGCGTTGAATACCGAAAAGAGAAGATAGATATAGAAAAAGTTGTAAATACTATATCTCAGCTTCACAAACCGAACGCAGACAACAAACATATTTCGATTGAAAATCGAATAGCCGCTGAGACTTTTGGTTATGGCGATATTAGAATGTTCGAAGCGGTAATAGATAATTTGCTCTCCAATGCAATAAAGTTTACACCCGATAAAGGAATTATTAAGATAAGCGCCGATATTTTAGATCAATTCCTTCAAGTTACTGTTGAGGATTCTGGAGTGGGCATTGCGCAAAATAAAATATCAAAACTTTTTAAAATCGATTCTCATATTTCCACTAAAGGTACATCGGGAGAAACTGGCACCGGGCTTGGCTTAATTTTATGCGCTGAAATTGTTAATAAATTGCAGGGAAAAATCTGGGTAGAAAGTATTGAAGGAAATGGTACAAAATTTATTTTTACTATTCCTAAGTATCAATAA